From one Raphanus sativus cultivar WK10039 unplaced genomic scaffold, ASM80110v3 Scaffold3129, whole genome shotgun sequence genomic stretch:
- the LOC130494700 gene encoding uncharacterized protein LOC130494700 has protein sequence MVRELAGKKKTNGETETSETSAGFKEGVRVQILDWFESEDVVVGEGEFCSDEPMYKIGRVPIGPNAVAVIVKSALISEAFLWRPTTDVLSLGDAVGCKVAWPINKVVLDRNPVASQDVLMQHKEGETRRCKIYDWTSEEEEVIAEGFLCSSNSKEMVNNIPLGPNAVSIEVVKVFKDNAHLWRPTAEMFLIGDAINEKIAWPLLKFEIMASITTAATPAKPAATKTASPTKPAKKKAMSPGSTSTTKNAKQKCILFDCSNTGRKVGEGRVASTDPKELCHFVPLGPNASKVWVEVAKIGDAKVWRPNSEIEYISDAIGSVVAWPNDKLKLV, from the exons ATGGTCCGAGAGTTAGCTGGAAAGAAG AAAACTAATGGTGAGACTGAAACATCtgagacaagtgctggattcaaAGAAGGAGTCAGAGTACAAATACTGGATTGGTTTGAGTCAGAAGATGTAGTTGTTGGTGAAGGAGAATTTTGCTCTGATGAACCGATGTACAAAATTGGTCGTGTGCCTATTGGTCCTAATGCAGTGGCTGTTATTGTTAAGTCTGCATTAATCTCTGAAGCTTTTCTCTGGAGGCCTACGACAGATGTATTATCTCTTGGGGACGCAGTGGGATGCAAAGTAGCTTGGCCAATAAATAAAGTGGTTTTGGACAGGAATCCAGTAGCGTCTCAAGATGTATTGATG CAACACAAGgaaggcgaaactcgaagatgCAAAATCTATGACTGGacttcagaagaagaagaggttatTGCTGAAGGTTTCCTGTGCTCATCTAATTCCAAAGAGATGGTTAACAATATACCTCTGGGTCCAAATGCGGTGAGCATTGAAGTGGTGAAGGTGTTTAAAGATAATGCTCATTTGTGGAGGCCAACTGCGGAGATGTTTTTGATTGGTGATGCAATTAACGAGAAAATCGCATGGCCACTCCTCAAGTTTGAAATCATGGCTTCGATCACTACAGCTGCAACACCTGCAAAACCTGCAGCCACGAAAACAGCATCACCTACCAAACCAGCAAAGAAAAAAGCAATG AGTCCAGGCAGCACTAGTACCACAAAAAATGCAAAGCAGAAGTGTATTCTCTTCGACTGCAGCAACACCGGACGTAAGGTAGGTGAAGGAAGAGTGGCTTCAACTGATCCGAAAGAGCTGTGTCACTTTGTGCCCCTGGGTCCAAATGCAAGCAAGGTGTGGGTTGAAGTGGCTAAGATTGGTGATGCAAAGGTGTGGAGGCCAAATTCAGAGATTGAATACATCTCTGATGCAATAGGTTCGGTTGTGGCATGGCCAAATGATAAACTGAAGTTGGTGTGA